AGGATGCCAGTAATCCTGGCCAGTTGAGGAGCATGGTGTTTcctatacattttaaaagtcttatTATTGGCTTTCGTGGGAGATAACTCTTACACCTCATCACAAGGCCGTGATGCACCATTAGCAATATATTTACAGACATTAATGTTTCCAGATACAAAGCTTATCTGACAAATTATCAGTGTGGATAAATTTAAATGATGTCACCTCAGGTTCCAACAGCAGCAAGCTTGGCCttatgcctttaaaaaaaaaagaagacctgAGCTAATCAGGAAAAGCTGTCCCTTTCCTCTCTATTGCTCGGGTTGTGCTAATAAGGAAGGGTGGCGagtcttttaaaatgctttaatctCCCACTGGCATGTAATTAATTCCTGGTACTCGTCCTAAAAGCCTCTTGCTCTTGGCAGAGGCGCCCAGACCTGGCTGCAATGAGGAAAGTAGAGCCAGAAGCTGCCGAGGCTTCGGCAAGCAGGGTGGGCATGCGGGCAGGGTCGgcgagtgtgtgtgtgtgtgtgtgctctgcCCCTCAGAACCGGCCCCGGGGCTCCGTCAGGCTCTGGCACCCCAAAATTAGCTGTAGTCCCCTCCGGTCACCTGCGCATCAGAGGGCATACCGGTCCCGGCGAGTCCCCCGCCCCAACAGGGGATACTAACCTGGTGATAATGTAAGGACCAAAACAGATCACGAAGGACCCtataaaaatactgattttcttgGTAGCCCGCTGCCTCCTCCGTTTCTGCTCATTGAGACAGCGCTGCTTCACACTGCAAAGGGAACAGAGCAGTCGGTGGGTTACGGCAAGAAGCGAGATGTGAGCCCGGGGGAGCGGGGAAGGACTCGCTCCCGTCCCGAgagcccctgccctgggggacgggagggcagggcagcccctgcGCCCGCCCGGGAGGAGGGCAGCCCccgggggaggggagggcagcccGGTCCCGGAGCGTGGCAGCTCCCGGGGGAGggcagcgccggccccgccgagcCTGGGGACGATCGCGCTGAGGAAAGCAGGGGCTCGGGCGAGTGGGAGCACCCGGCGAGCGGGACTAGCATTTAAACAAAGCAGGCAACAAATGCACAAGCCACCGCCTTCTGGCACTATAAGCAGCGTCTGAAAGTAGAGACAGAAGGATTTGCCGTGTGGCTGGGGCAGGCGGGAGCGCAGGGAagggtgctggggaggcaggACACGCTCTCCGCCCGGGGTACCTACCGCAGGTGCCCTGGGGCTGTGAATACGAACCAGCACGCATTACCTGGGGTGGATATCCACCAGCAAAACCAGGGTCTGCATGGTAATAATGTCTATCCGCTTGCAGTGGAACCGGGCAACTTTCAACACCTTTAAATAGGTGAAACACAAGATCACAAGCGACAGCATGAAACTGGTGGAGTGAAAGACGATGGTGAACACTGTAAACCTTCTCCGCTCCGTCTCTTCCTTCAGGTGCAAGGTGCAAGAGGCATACACGCTGCTGTAATCTACCCACGAGTAAAACAAGGATACCAAGGGGAAAGTGAGGGAGTGGAGCCACGAGTAGCCCATCAGTATCACAGCGTCCTTATACCGCATCTTGCTGGTGTAGCTTAAGGGGAACACCACGGCAATCCATTTGTCGATGCTGAGTGCTGCCATGCTCAACATCGTGTTGGAAGTCAGGAAAGTTTCCAGGAAACCCACTGCTTTGCAGACGCAGCCCCCGAGGGGCTGCTGGTTCCTCAGAATTCCCAGCAGGGTAAAAGGCATG
The sequence above is drawn from the Nyctibius grandis isolate bNycGra1 chromosome 6, bNycGra1.pri, whole genome shotgun sequence genome and encodes:
- the GPR78 gene encoding G-protein coupled receptor 78, which encodes MDLAGVLLALLLVLVLVVSLLSNLLVLLCFVYSTEIRKQVAGVFLVNLSFCNLLLTVLNMPFTLLGILRNQQPLGGCVCKAVGFLETFLTSNTMLSMAALSIDKWIAVVFPLSYTSKMRYKDAVILMGYSWLHSLTFPLVSLFYSWVDYSSVYASCTLHLKEETERRRFTVFTIVFHSTSFMLSLVILCFTYLKVLKVARFHCKRIDIITMQTLVLLVDIHPSVKQRCLNEQKRRRQRATKKISIFIGSFVICFGPYIITRLIELLPFVTINYYWGIISKCLTYSKAASDPFVYSLLRQQYKRVLINIVNRILKRDLYPSSGYNSSLDTENDYCLHRTN